TTTTATCTCGGAAAATATGCAGTCACCCAGGATCAATGGTTCTCTATCATGGGGAAAAACAACAGCGCTTTCAAGGGAGCCAGGCTGCCGGTAGACACAGTGAGCTGGAAGGACTGCCAGGCATTTCTGAAAAAATTGAATCAGAAAACTGATGACTGCTTCAGGCTTCCCACTGAGGCGGAATGGGAATATGCCTGCCGCTCAGGCAGCAGAACCAGGTATTACTGGGGGGATGCGATTGACAGCGATTTCTGCTGGTTTGGACTGAACAGCGAAGGCAAGACCAGGGAAGTAGGAAAGAAAAAACCCAATCTATGGGGTCTTTACGATATGAGCGGCAATGTCTGGGAATGGTGCCAGGATGGTTACAGCAGCATGTATTACATGAGCTCACCGGCTGAAAACCCCGAAAATCAGGCTGTCGGTTCCCGGGTGCTGCGCGGCGGTTCCTGGGTGGACGAACCGTCCCTCTGCCGGTCTGCAGCCCGCGGCAGGGGTGATCCGGTCGGCAGAGACTGCCTCTATGGATTCAGGCTTGTTTATCAGGAATGAGTTGAAATAATACATAGTCATGGATAATTAATATCACTTGAGTTGGCAAATTTTTATGGTGTGCAGCCAAATATTTGTTAAAAAACCTTGATTTGTGGCGGGTCCTGTCCTGGCATCTGAAGCTGTTGAAAAACCCTCCGGGTTTTGTTACAGCTTCGGACGCCTGGCCACCCCACAAGGGTTTCAGCGGCATGATATGGAAAATTTGCCAAAGTCGAGGTAATAAATTTGCCAACATCGAGTTATTTGCTTAAAATAGCTCTATGGAAAAGGAGGGGTAATGTCCATTAATAATGCAGCGAACGGCAACCGGAAATACGAATGGTTCGTGGTGGGCGACATCAACGGCTTTTTCGGCCTGATGTTCGACAATATGACAGTGCTTTCAATCATGGCAGGCATCCTGATCTTTGGATTCAAATATCCTGCTGAAATCGTGTACGGCAAGAT
Above is a window of Candidatus Wallbacteria bacterium DNA encoding:
- a CDS encoding formylglycine-generating enzyme family protein; translated protein: MKTSDCPGKYWTTFWLAGIEMSDRKKLTVSGKRSLTDPDSSLVSRGLSDISKILEGLRNSDFSIEPGSGNKVRIIRIAPDLTMEFVFIPPGQFLMGSPESEGDPDEHPQHLVKFKHGFYLGKYAVTQDQWFSIMGKNNSAFKGARLPVDTVSWKDCQAFLKKLNQKTDDCFRLPTEAEWEYACRSGSRTRYYWGDAIDSDFCWFGLNSEGKTREVGKKKPNLWGLYDMSGNVWEWCQDGYSSMYYMSSPAENPENQAVGSRVLRGGSWVDEPSLCRSAARGRGDPVGRDCLYGFRLVYQE